One part of the Tachysurus fulvidraco isolate hzauxx_2018 chromosome 23, HZAU_PFXX_2.0, whole genome shotgun sequence genome encodes these proteins:
- the LOC113641757 gene encoding steroid 17-alpha-hydroxylase/17,20 lyase isoform X2 yields the protein MDMALMSFPETLIFYCMVSVLLLFGLKCTLGRRRSFRGMTALPCLPSVPVLGSLLHLRSTLPPYLLFSKLASRHGPLFSLYMGPHYTLVVSEVALAKEVLLHRGKDFAGRPKMVTTDLLTRGGKDIAFADYNTLWRSHRRLVQSSFALFGEGSSKLQTIVLDAVDSLCSDLQACRGQSVDMCPILMRAVTNVVCRLVFGSSYEPHDPELQQVIDYNDGIVRTIARGSLVDIFPWLQIFPNSDLTRLRDCVQIRDKLLTTKLEEHKLSLTPREPRDLLDALLSGLDGDGGVTDDHILMTAAEAFGAGVETTSTTLLWTIAFLLHYPEERLHAELDECVGTGRLPSLSDRTSLPFLESVLCEVMRIRPASPILIPHVAMQDTRLGGHEVPKGTRVLVNIWAIHHDPAHWEKPDQFRPDRFLDDMGKKISPPSYLPFGAGPRVCVGESLARIELFLFLSCLLQRFHFSVPSGASLPDLHGRPGVVLQPQRYTVTVNLRH from the exons ATGGATATGGCTCTAATGAGCTTCCCAGAGACCCTGATCTTCTACTGTATGGTTTCTGTATTGCTTCTCTTTGGGTTGAAATGCACTCTGGGACGGCGGCGGTCCTTCAGGGGTATGACGGCGCTGCCGTGTTTGCCGAGCGTGCCGGTCCTAGGCAGCCTGCTGCACCTACGATCAACTCTTCCTCCATATCTTCTCTTTTCCAAGCTGGCCAGCAGACACGGGCCACTGTTCAGCCTGTACATGGGGCCGCACTACACACTGGTGGTGAGTGAGGTGGCCCTGGCCAAAGAGGTGCTGCTGCACCGGGGCAAAGACTTTGCTGGAAGACCGAAGATG GTTACCACAGACCTGCTGACTCGTGGAGGGAAAGACATTGCGTTTGCAGACTACAACACACTGTGGAGGAGTCATCGCAGACTAGTGCAATCCTCCTTCGCACTGTTTGGGGAGGGCTCCAGCAAGCTCCAGACCATtg TATTAGATGCTGTAGATAGCCTGTGTTCAGACCTGCAGGCCTGCAGGGGGCAGTCTGTGGATATGTGTCCGATCCTTATGCGAGCCGTCACCAACGTGGTGTGCAGGCTGGTTTTCGGGTCATCCTACGAGCCCCATGACCCTGAGCTCCAGCAGGTCATAGACTATAACGACGGTATCGTTCGGACCATTGCGCGCGGAAGCCTGGTGGATATCTTTCCTTGGTTACAG atttttcCCAATAGTGACCTGACCAGGCTGAGAGATTGTGTTCAAATCCGAGACAAATTACTGACCACAAAACTGGAAGAGCACAAG TTGAGCCTTACACCCAGGGAACCCCGTGACCTACTAGACGCTCTCCTGAGCGGGTtggatggtgatggtggtgtcaCGGATGATCACATTTTAATGACAGCAGCTGAAGCATTTGGAGCTGGAGTAGAGACCACATCCACCACTTTACTCTGGACAATTGCGTTCTTACTTCACTATCCAGAA GAGCGTCTTCACGCCGAGCTGGATGAGTGCGTGGGCACGGGCCGACTCCCTTCTTTAAGTGACAGGACCAGTCTGCCGTTCCTGGAGAGTGTGCTGTGTGAGGTTATGAGAATTCGCCCTGCCAGTCCTATCCTTATCCCACATGTTGCTATGCAGGACACAAG ATTAGGAGGTCATGAAGTTCCGAAGGGTACAAGAGTCTTGGTGAACATCTGGGCAATCCACCATGACCCGGCACACTGGGAAAAACCTGACCAATTCAGACCAG ACAGGTTTTTGGATGACATGGGTAAAAAGATAAGTCCACCCAGTTACCTTCCCTTTGGGGCAGGGcctagagtgtgtgtgggtgaatcGTTGGCCCGGATCGAGCTCTTCCTGTTCCTCAGCTGTCTTCTGCAGAGGTTCCATTTCAGCGTCCCTTCCGGGGCCTCCCTGCCTGACCTGCACGGGCGCCCGGGAGTCGTGCTTCAACCACAACGTTACACGGTCACAGTAAATCTGCGTCACTGA
- the LOC113641757 gene encoding steroid 17-alpha-hydroxylase/17,20 lyase isoform X1: MDMALMSFPETLIFYCMVSVLLLFGLKCTLGRRRSFRGMTALPCLPSVPVLGSLLHLRSTLPPYLLFSKLASRHGPLFSLYMGPHYTLVVSEVALAKEVLLHRGKDFAGRPKMVTTDLLTRGGKDIAFADYNTLWRSHRRLVQSSFALFGEGSSKLQTIVLDAVDSLCSDLQACRGQSVDMCPILMRAVTNVVCRLVFGSSYEPHDPELQQVIDYNDGIVRTIARGSLVDIFPWLQIFPNSDLTRLRDCVQIRDKLLTTKLEEHKLSLTPREPRDLLDALLSGLDGDGGVTDDHILMTAAEAFGAGVETTSTTLLWTIAFLLHYPEVQERLHAELDECVGTGRLPSLSDRTSLPFLESVLCEVMRIRPASPILIPHVAMQDTRLGGHEVPKGTRVLVNIWAIHHDPAHWEKPDQFRPDRFLDDMGKKISPPSYLPFGAGPRVCVGESLARIELFLFLSCLLQRFHFSVPSGASLPDLHGRPGVVLQPQRYTVTVNLRH, from the exons ATGGATATGGCTCTAATGAGCTTCCCAGAGACCCTGATCTTCTACTGTATGGTTTCTGTATTGCTTCTCTTTGGGTTGAAATGCACTCTGGGACGGCGGCGGTCCTTCAGGGGTATGACGGCGCTGCCGTGTTTGCCGAGCGTGCCGGTCCTAGGCAGCCTGCTGCACCTACGATCAACTCTTCCTCCATATCTTCTCTTTTCCAAGCTGGCCAGCAGACACGGGCCACTGTTCAGCCTGTACATGGGGCCGCACTACACACTGGTGGTGAGTGAGGTGGCCCTGGCCAAAGAGGTGCTGCTGCACCGGGGCAAAGACTTTGCTGGAAGACCGAAGATG GTTACCACAGACCTGCTGACTCGTGGAGGGAAAGACATTGCGTTTGCAGACTACAACACACTGTGGAGGAGTCATCGCAGACTAGTGCAATCCTCCTTCGCACTGTTTGGGGAGGGCTCCAGCAAGCTCCAGACCATtg TATTAGATGCTGTAGATAGCCTGTGTTCAGACCTGCAGGCCTGCAGGGGGCAGTCTGTGGATATGTGTCCGATCCTTATGCGAGCCGTCACCAACGTGGTGTGCAGGCTGGTTTTCGGGTCATCCTACGAGCCCCATGACCCTGAGCTCCAGCAGGTCATAGACTATAACGACGGTATCGTTCGGACCATTGCGCGCGGAAGCCTGGTGGATATCTTTCCTTGGTTACAG atttttcCCAATAGTGACCTGACCAGGCTGAGAGATTGTGTTCAAATCCGAGACAAATTACTGACCACAAAACTGGAAGAGCACAAG TTGAGCCTTACACCCAGGGAACCCCGTGACCTACTAGACGCTCTCCTGAGCGGGTtggatggtgatggtggtgtcaCGGATGATCACATTTTAATGACAGCAGCTGAAGCATTTGGAGCTGGAGTAGAGACCACATCCACCACTTTACTCTGGACAATTGCGTTCTTACTTCACTATCCAGAA GTGCAGGAGCGTCTTCACGCCGAGCTGGATGAGTGCGTGGGCACGGGCCGACTCCCTTCTTTAAGTGACAGGACCAGTCTGCCGTTCCTGGAGAGTGTGCTGTGTGAGGTTATGAGAATTCGCCCTGCCAGTCCTATCCTTATCCCACATGTTGCTATGCAGGACACAAG ATTAGGAGGTCATGAAGTTCCGAAGGGTACAAGAGTCTTGGTGAACATCTGGGCAATCCACCATGACCCGGCACACTGGGAAAAACCTGACCAATTCAGACCAG ACAGGTTTTTGGATGACATGGGTAAAAAGATAAGTCCACCCAGTTACCTTCCCTTTGGGGCAGGGcctagagtgtgtgtgggtgaatcGTTGGCCCGGATCGAGCTCTTCCTGTTCCTCAGCTGTCTTCTGCAGAGGTTCCATTTCAGCGTCCCTTCCGGGGCCTCCCTGCCTGACCTGCACGGGCGCCCGGGAGTCGTGCTTCAACCACAACGTTACACGGTCACAGTAAATCTGCGTCACTGA